Proteins from one Coffea arabica cultivar ET-39 chromosome 8c, Coffea Arabica ET-39 HiFi, whole genome shotgun sequence genomic window:
- the LOC113705530 gene encoding probable protein S-acyltransferase 19 isoform X1 — protein sequence MKLISVVIMVREHGWQLPAHTFQVVAITVYCLLVVAFFAFFAPFLGRNIWEYALVAGYSPVATLVFVLYVRCTAINPADPGIMAKFNSEPRNKISMSNGLSAQDLPQKFDEHSVGARSSVSSPSRSSVPAADSSKRASLEAGSTNMQVTSPTAKSSCWHPGKIFCAVFVHEDCCNHDGIDDPEGAGEDALFCTLCNAEVRKFSKHCRSCDKCVDGFDHHCRWLNNCVGRKNYVTFIALMALSLFWLVIEASVGIAVLVRCFVNKKNMEAEIVDRLGNGFSRAPFATVVAVCTAVSILACVPLGELFFFHMILIRKGITTYEYVVAMRAMSEAPAGPSMDEDLPNIMYSPTGSATTGLSGGSSLGLQYKGAWCTPPRVFVDYQEEVAPQLEPGMVPSTIDPDAAAFGEKGNKVPKRSVRISAWKLAKLDSSEAVKAAAKARASSSVLRPVDNRRLPDAEMSSSGNLSISSSMSTDTVGNKDNKNELRLSPLQNSVAPSQGSKDEYETGTHSVSSFSSPSHVHDSVTLSPLPQAHGLGQVNASSSTLGLVPKQPLAPRVAFPRIADPTLHPPSGTDVKINQKVSASDPLLLSAAAPATSLLRDIKRTSVVWDQEAGRYVSVPVSASDARSRSFVPGVSNTNAGLKNNDKQPVADPQESSQLTNLPIQQSERLLYAGESIFFGGPLLSGPIRDGLKSERGLGARDGQDRLPIIMPKDTRYKRDSVSNQLPVFIPGDFDSNPSSASGLK from the exons ATGAAGTTGATCTCAG TAGTGATCATGGTGAGGGAACATGGATGGCAGTTACCGGCACACACCTTTCAG GTGGTTGCTATTACAGTatattgcttattagtggttgcATTTTTCGCTTTTTTTGCTCCTTTCCTCGGACGCAATATTTGGGAGTATGCATTGGTTGCTGGTTATTCTCCTGTG GCGACCCTTGTATTTGTTCTTTATGTTCGGTGTACTGCAATTAATCCTGCAGATCCTGGCATCATGGCTAAATTTAATTCTGAGCCGAGAAATAAAATCAGCATGAGCAATGGGCTATCTGCTCAGGATTTGCCTCAAAAATTCGATGAACATAGTGTTGGGGCTCGTTCTTCTGTATCATCACCTTCAAGAAGTTCCGTTCCTGCAGCTGACTCCAGTAAGAGAGCTTCATTAGAAGCTGGGAGTACTAACATGCAAGTTACATCTCCAACCGCGAAGTCATCTTGTTGGCATCCTGGGAAAATCTTTTGTGCAGTGTTTGTACATGAAGATTGCTGTAATCATGATGGCATAGATGATCCAGAAGGTGCAGGCGAAGATGCCTTGTTTTGCACATTGTGCAACGCTGAG GTACGCAAATTCAGTAAACACTGCAGAAGTTGTGATAAATGCGTTGACGGATTTGATCATCATTGTCGG TGGCTCAATAACTGTGTTGGTCGAAAAAACTATGTAACTTTTATAGCACTAATGGCCCTGAGTCTCTTTTGG cttGTTATTGAGGCTTCAGTGGGGATTGCAGTTTTAGTGCGTTGTTTTGTTAACAAGAAGAACATGGAGGCTGAAATAGTTGATAGACTTGGAAATGGTTTCTCTCGTGCCCCATTTGCCACTGTTGTG GCAGTGTGTACAGCTGTTTCCATCCTTGCTTGTGTACCCTTGGGCGAGCTTTTCTTTTTCCACATGATACTGATTAGAAAG GGTATTACGACTTATGAATATGTTGTGGCAATGAGGGCTATGAGTGAGGCACCGGCTGGGCCATCTATGGATGAGGATCTGCCAAATATTATGTACTCGCCAACGGGTTCTGCTACTACAGGATTAAGTGGTGGAAGTTCTTTGGGCTTGCAATACAAAGGTGCATGGTGCACCCCTCCAAGGGTGTTCGTTGATTATCAG GAAGAAGTAGCACCTCAATTAGAACCTGGAATGGTTCCGTCAACAATTGATCCAGATGCAGCTGCATTtggagaaaagggaaacaaagtGCCAAAACGATCTGTTCGGATCAGTGCTTGGAAACTTGCAAAATTAGATTCCAGTGAGGCTGTGAAAGCAGCAGCGAAAGCCAGGGCATCTTCATCTGTATTGCGTCCTGTTGATAACCGTCGCCTGCCAGATGCTGAAATGAGCTCAAGTGGAAATCTGAGCATTAGTAGTAGTATGAGCACTGACACTGTAGGAAATAAGGATAACAAAAATGAACTGAGACTTTCTCCTTTGCAAAACTCAGTTGCTCCCAGTCAAGGTAGCAAGGATGAGTATGAAACTGGCACGCATAGTGTGAGTAGCTTCAGTAGTCCAAGCCATGTCCATGACTCCGTGACACTAAGCCCCCTTCCCCAAGCTCATGGTTTAGGACAGGTTAATGCATCTAGTTCTACACTTGGCCTCGTTCCCAAGCAGCCTCTAGCCCCAAGAGTTGCTTTCCCACGGATTGCTGACCCAACGCTCCATCCTCCATCTGGCACTGATGTAAAGATCAATCAGAAGGTTAGTGCTTCTGACCCATTATTGCTTTCAGCTGCAGCGCCTGCAACTTCACTACTACGAGATATTAAGAGGACATCGGTTGTTTGGGACCAAGAAGCTGGTAGATATGTTTCTGTCCCAGTGTCAGCTTCAGATGCACGTAGTAGATCATTTGTTCCTGGAGTGTCAAACACAAATGCAGGATTAAAAAATAATGACAAGCAGCCTGTTGCTGACCCACAGGAATCTTCACAGCTTACAAATCTTCCAATCCAACAGTCAGAGAGGTTGCTTTATGCTGGGGAGTCCATATTTTTTGGTGGCCCACTTCTAAGTGGTCCAATTAGGGATGGTTTGAAGAGTGAGAGAGGCTTAGGGGCAAGAGATGGACAGGATAGGCTTCCAATCATCATGCCTAAAGACACTAGATATAAAAGGGACTCTGTCTCAAACCAGTTGCCTGTTTTCATTCCAGGAGATTTTGACTCTAATCCGTCCTCTGCATCAGGGTTGAAGTAG
- the LOC113705530 gene encoding probable protein S-acyltransferase 19 isoform X5 — MKLISVVIMVREHGWQLPAHTFQATLVFVLYVRCTAINPADPGIMAKFNSEPRNKISMSNGLSAQDLPQKFDEHSVGARSSVSSPSRSSVPAADSSKRASLEAGSTNMQVTSPTAKSSCWHPGKIFCAVFVHEDCCNHDGIDDPEGAGEDALFCTLCNAEVRKFSKHCRSCDKCVDGFDHHCRWLNNCVGRKNYVTFIALMALSLFWLVIEASVGIAVLVRCFVNKKNMEAEIVDRLGNGFSRAPFATVVAVCTAVSILACVPLGELFFFHMILIRKGITTYEYVVAMRAMSEAPAGPSMDEDLPNIMYSPTGSATTGLSGGSSLGLQYKGAWCTPPRVFVDYQEEVAPQLEPGMVPSTIDPDAAAFGEKGNKVPKRSVRISAWKLAKLDSSEAVKAAAKARASSSVLRPVDNRRLPDAEMSSSGNLSISSSMSTDTVGNKDNKNELRLSPLQNSVAPSQGSKDEYETGTHSVSSFSSPSHVHDSVTLSPLPQAHGLGQVNASSSTLGLVPKQPLAPRVAFPRIADPTLHPPSGTDVKINQKVSASDPLLLSAAAPATSLLRDIKRTSVVWDQEAGRYVSVPVSASDARSRSFVPGVSNTNAGLKNNDKQPVADPQESSQLTNLPIQQSERLLYAGESIFFGGPLLSGPIRDGLKSERGLGARDGQDRLPIIMPKDTRYKRDSVSNQLPVFIPGDFDSNPSSASGLK, encoded by the exons ATGAAGTTGATCTCAG TAGTGATCATGGTGAGGGAACATGGATGGCAGTTACCGGCACACACCTTTCAG GCGACCCTTGTATTTGTTCTTTATGTTCGGTGTACTGCAATTAATCCTGCAGATCCTGGCATCATGGCTAAATTTAATTCTGAGCCGAGAAATAAAATCAGCATGAGCAATGGGCTATCTGCTCAGGATTTGCCTCAAAAATTCGATGAACATAGTGTTGGGGCTCGTTCTTCTGTATCATCACCTTCAAGAAGTTCCGTTCCTGCAGCTGACTCCAGTAAGAGAGCTTCATTAGAAGCTGGGAGTACTAACATGCAAGTTACATCTCCAACCGCGAAGTCATCTTGTTGGCATCCTGGGAAAATCTTTTGTGCAGTGTTTGTACATGAAGATTGCTGTAATCATGATGGCATAGATGATCCAGAAGGTGCAGGCGAAGATGCCTTGTTTTGCACATTGTGCAACGCTGAG GTACGCAAATTCAGTAAACACTGCAGAAGTTGTGATAAATGCGTTGACGGATTTGATCATCATTGTCGG TGGCTCAATAACTGTGTTGGTCGAAAAAACTATGTAACTTTTATAGCACTAATGGCCCTGAGTCTCTTTTGG cttGTTATTGAGGCTTCAGTGGGGATTGCAGTTTTAGTGCGTTGTTTTGTTAACAAGAAGAACATGGAGGCTGAAATAGTTGATAGACTTGGAAATGGTTTCTCTCGTGCCCCATTTGCCACTGTTGTG GCAGTGTGTACAGCTGTTTCCATCCTTGCTTGTGTACCCTTGGGCGAGCTTTTCTTTTTCCACATGATACTGATTAGAAAG GGTATTACGACTTATGAATATGTTGTGGCAATGAGGGCTATGAGTGAGGCACCGGCTGGGCCATCTATGGATGAGGATCTGCCAAATATTATGTACTCGCCAACGGGTTCTGCTACTACAGGATTAAGTGGTGGAAGTTCTTTGGGCTTGCAATACAAAGGTGCATGGTGCACCCCTCCAAGGGTGTTCGTTGATTATCAG GAAGAAGTAGCACCTCAATTAGAACCTGGAATGGTTCCGTCAACAATTGATCCAGATGCAGCTGCATTtggagaaaagggaaacaaagtGCCAAAACGATCTGTTCGGATCAGTGCTTGGAAACTTGCAAAATTAGATTCCAGTGAGGCTGTGAAAGCAGCAGCGAAAGCCAGGGCATCTTCATCTGTATTGCGTCCTGTTGATAACCGTCGCCTGCCAGATGCTGAAATGAGCTCAAGTGGAAATCTGAGCATTAGTAGTAGTATGAGCACTGACACTGTAGGAAATAAGGATAACAAAAATGAACTGAGACTTTCTCCTTTGCAAAACTCAGTTGCTCCCAGTCAAGGTAGCAAGGATGAGTATGAAACTGGCACGCATAGTGTGAGTAGCTTCAGTAGTCCAAGCCATGTCCATGACTCCGTGACACTAAGCCCCCTTCCCCAAGCTCATGGTTTAGGACAGGTTAATGCATCTAGTTCTACACTTGGCCTCGTTCCCAAGCAGCCTCTAGCCCCAAGAGTTGCTTTCCCACGGATTGCTGACCCAACGCTCCATCCTCCATCTGGCACTGATGTAAAGATCAATCAGAAGGTTAGTGCTTCTGACCCATTATTGCTTTCAGCTGCAGCGCCTGCAACTTCACTACTACGAGATATTAAGAGGACATCGGTTGTTTGGGACCAAGAAGCTGGTAGATATGTTTCTGTCCCAGTGTCAGCTTCAGATGCACGTAGTAGATCATTTGTTCCTGGAGTGTCAAACACAAATGCAGGATTAAAAAATAATGACAAGCAGCCTGTTGCTGACCCACAGGAATCTTCACAGCTTACAAATCTTCCAATCCAACAGTCAGAGAGGTTGCTTTATGCTGGGGAGTCCATATTTTTTGGTGGCCCACTTCTAAGTGGTCCAATTAGGGATGGTTTGAAGAGTGAGAGAGGCTTAGGGGCAAGAGATGGACAGGATAGGCTTCCAATCATCATGCCTAAAGACACTAGATATAAAAGGGACTCTGTCTCAAACCAGTTGCCTGTTTTCATTCCAGGAGATTTTGACTCTAATCCGTCCTCTGCATCAGGGTTGAAGTAG
- the LOC113705530 gene encoding probable protein S-acyltransferase 19 isoform X6, with protein MVREHGWQLPAHTFQATLVFVLYVRCTAINPADPGIMAKFNSEPRNKISMSNGLSAQDLPQKFDEHSVGARSSVSSPSRSSVPAADSSKRASLEAGSTNMQVTSPTAKSSCWHPGKIFCAVFVHEDCCNHDGIDDPEGAGEDALFCTLCNAEVRKFSKHCRSCDKCVDGFDHHCRWLNNCVGRKNYVTFIALMALSLFWLVIEASVGIAVLVRCFVNKKNMEAEIVDRLGNGFSRAPFATVVAVCTAVSILACVPLGELFFFHMILIRKGITTYEYVVAMRAMSEAPAGPSMDEDLPNIMYSPTGSATTGLSGGSSLGLQYKGAWCTPPRVFVDYQEEVAPQLEPGMVPSTIDPDAAAFGEKGNKVPKRSVRISAWKLAKLDSSEAVKAAAKARASSSVLRPVDNRRLPDAEMSSSGNLSISSSMSTDTVGNKDNKNELRLSPLQNSVAPSQGSKDEYETGTHSVSSFSSPSHVHDSVTLSPLPQAHGLGQVNASSSTLGLVPKQPLAPRVAFPRIADPTLHPPSGTDVKINQKVSASDPLLLSAAAPATSLLRDIKRTSVVWDQEAGRYVSVPVSASDARSRSFVPGVSNTNAGLKNNDKQPVADPQESSQLTNLPIQQSERLLYAGESIFFGGPLLSGPIRDGLKSERGLGARDGQDRLPIIMPKDTRYKRDSVSNQLPVFIPGDFDSNPSSASGLK; from the exons ATGGTGAGGGAACATGGATGGCAGTTACCGGCACACACCTTTCAG GCGACCCTTGTATTTGTTCTTTATGTTCGGTGTACTGCAATTAATCCTGCAGATCCTGGCATCATGGCTAAATTTAATTCTGAGCCGAGAAATAAAATCAGCATGAGCAATGGGCTATCTGCTCAGGATTTGCCTCAAAAATTCGATGAACATAGTGTTGGGGCTCGTTCTTCTGTATCATCACCTTCAAGAAGTTCCGTTCCTGCAGCTGACTCCAGTAAGAGAGCTTCATTAGAAGCTGGGAGTACTAACATGCAAGTTACATCTCCAACCGCGAAGTCATCTTGTTGGCATCCTGGGAAAATCTTTTGTGCAGTGTTTGTACATGAAGATTGCTGTAATCATGATGGCATAGATGATCCAGAAGGTGCAGGCGAAGATGCCTTGTTTTGCACATTGTGCAACGCTGAG GTACGCAAATTCAGTAAACACTGCAGAAGTTGTGATAAATGCGTTGACGGATTTGATCATCATTGTCGG TGGCTCAATAACTGTGTTGGTCGAAAAAACTATGTAACTTTTATAGCACTAATGGCCCTGAGTCTCTTTTGG cttGTTATTGAGGCTTCAGTGGGGATTGCAGTTTTAGTGCGTTGTTTTGTTAACAAGAAGAACATGGAGGCTGAAATAGTTGATAGACTTGGAAATGGTTTCTCTCGTGCCCCATTTGCCACTGTTGTG GCAGTGTGTACAGCTGTTTCCATCCTTGCTTGTGTACCCTTGGGCGAGCTTTTCTTTTTCCACATGATACTGATTAGAAAG GGTATTACGACTTATGAATATGTTGTGGCAATGAGGGCTATGAGTGAGGCACCGGCTGGGCCATCTATGGATGAGGATCTGCCAAATATTATGTACTCGCCAACGGGTTCTGCTACTACAGGATTAAGTGGTGGAAGTTCTTTGGGCTTGCAATACAAAGGTGCATGGTGCACCCCTCCAAGGGTGTTCGTTGATTATCAG GAAGAAGTAGCACCTCAATTAGAACCTGGAATGGTTCCGTCAACAATTGATCCAGATGCAGCTGCATTtggagaaaagggaaacaaagtGCCAAAACGATCTGTTCGGATCAGTGCTTGGAAACTTGCAAAATTAGATTCCAGTGAGGCTGTGAAAGCAGCAGCGAAAGCCAGGGCATCTTCATCTGTATTGCGTCCTGTTGATAACCGTCGCCTGCCAGATGCTGAAATGAGCTCAAGTGGAAATCTGAGCATTAGTAGTAGTATGAGCACTGACACTGTAGGAAATAAGGATAACAAAAATGAACTGAGACTTTCTCCTTTGCAAAACTCAGTTGCTCCCAGTCAAGGTAGCAAGGATGAGTATGAAACTGGCACGCATAGTGTGAGTAGCTTCAGTAGTCCAAGCCATGTCCATGACTCCGTGACACTAAGCCCCCTTCCCCAAGCTCATGGTTTAGGACAGGTTAATGCATCTAGTTCTACACTTGGCCTCGTTCCCAAGCAGCCTCTAGCCCCAAGAGTTGCTTTCCCACGGATTGCTGACCCAACGCTCCATCCTCCATCTGGCACTGATGTAAAGATCAATCAGAAGGTTAGTGCTTCTGACCCATTATTGCTTTCAGCTGCAGCGCCTGCAACTTCACTACTACGAGATATTAAGAGGACATCGGTTGTTTGGGACCAAGAAGCTGGTAGATATGTTTCTGTCCCAGTGTCAGCTTCAGATGCACGTAGTAGATCATTTGTTCCTGGAGTGTCAAACACAAATGCAGGATTAAAAAATAATGACAAGCAGCCTGTTGCTGACCCACAGGAATCTTCACAGCTTACAAATCTTCCAATCCAACAGTCAGAGAGGTTGCTTTATGCTGGGGAGTCCATATTTTTTGGTGGCCCACTTCTAAGTGGTCCAATTAGGGATGGTTTGAAGAGTGAGAGAGGCTTAGGGGCAAGAGATGGACAGGATAGGCTTCCAATCATCATGCCTAAAGACACTAGATATAAAAGGGACTCTGTCTCAAACCAGTTGCCTGTTTTCATTCCAGGAGATTTTGACTCTAATCCGTCCTCTGCATCAGGGTTGAAGTAG
- the LOC113705530 gene encoding probable protein S-acyltransferase 19 isoform X3, with amino-acid sequence MKLISVVIMVREHGWQLPAHTFQVVAITVYCLLVVAFFAFFAPFLGRNIWEYALVAGYSPVATLVFVLYVRCTAINPADPGIMAKFNSEPRNKISMSNGLSAQDLPQKFDEHSVGARSSVSSPSRSSVPAADSSKRASLEAGSTNMQVTSPTAKSSCWHPGKIFCAVFVHEDCCNHDGIDDPEGAGEDALFCTLCNAEVRKFSKHCRSCDKCVDGFDHHCRLVIEASVGIAVLVRCFVNKKNMEAEIVDRLGNGFSRAPFATVVAVCTAVSILACVPLGELFFFHMILIRKGITTYEYVVAMRAMSEAPAGPSMDEDLPNIMYSPTGSATTGLSGGSSLGLQYKGAWCTPPRVFVDYQEEVAPQLEPGMVPSTIDPDAAAFGEKGNKVPKRSVRISAWKLAKLDSSEAVKAAAKARASSSVLRPVDNRRLPDAEMSSSGNLSISSSMSTDTVGNKDNKNELRLSPLQNSVAPSQGSKDEYETGTHSVSSFSSPSHVHDSVTLSPLPQAHGLGQVNASSSTLGLVPKQPLAPRVAFPRIADPTLHPPSGTDVKINQKVSASDPLLLSAAAPATSLLRDIKRTSVVWDQEAGRYVSVPVSASDARSRSFVPGVSNTNAGLKNNDKQPVADPQESSQLTNLPIQQSERLLYAGESIFFGGPLLSGPIRDGLKSERGLGARDGQDRLPIIMPKDTRYKRDSVSNQLPVFIPGDFDSNPSSASGLK; translated from the exons ATGAAGTTGATCTCAG TAGTGATCATGGTGAGGGAACATGGATGGCAGTTACCGGCACACACCTTTCAG GTGGTTGCTATTACAGTatattgcttattagtggttgcATTTTTCGCTTTTTTTGCTCCTTTCCTCGGACGCAATATTTGGGAGTATGCATTGGTTGCTGGTTATTCTCCTGTG GCGACCCTTGTATTTGTTCTTTATGTTCGGTGTACTGCAATTAATCCTGCAGATCCTGGCATCATGGCTAAATTTAATTCTGAGCCGAGAAATAAAATCAGCATGAGCAATGGGCTATCTGCTCAGGATTTGCCTCAAAAATTCGATGAACATAGTGTTGGGGCTCGTTCTTCTGTATCATCACCTTCAAGAAGTTCCGTTCCTGCAGCTGACTCCAGTAAGAGAGCTTCATTAGAAGCTGGGAGTACTAACATGCAAGTTACATCTCCAACCGCGAAGTCATCTTGTTGGCATCCTGGGAAAATCTTTTGTGCAGTGTTTGTACATGAAGATTGCTGTAATCATGATGGCATAGATGATCCAGAAGGTGCAGGCGAAGATGCCTTGTTTTGCACATTGTGCAACGCTGAG GTACGCAAATTCAGTAAACACTGCAGAAGTTGTGATAAATGCGTTGACGGATTTGATCATCATTGTCGG cttGTTATTGAGGCTTCAGTGGGGATTGCAGTTTTAGTGCGTTGTTTTGTTAACAAGAAGAACATGGAGGCTGAAATAGTTGATAGACTTGGAAATGGTTTCTCTCGTGCCCCATTTGCCACTGTTGTG GCAGTGTGTACAGCTGTTTCCATCCTTGCTTGTGTACCCTTGGGCGAGCTTTTCTTTTTCCACATGATACTGATTAGAAAG GGTATTACGACTTATGAATATGTTGTGGCAATGAGGGCTATGAGTGAGGCACCGGCTGGGCCATCTATGGATGAGGATCTGCCAAATATTATGTACTCGCCAACGGGTTCTGCTACTACAGGATTAAGTGGTGGAAGTTCTTTGGGCTTGCAATACAAAGGTGCATGGTGCACCCCTCCAAGGGTGTTCGTTGATTATCAG GAAGAAGTAGCACCTCAATTAGAACCTGGAATGGTTCCGTCAACAATTGATCCAGATGCAGCTGCATTtggagaaaagggaaacaaagtGCCAAAACGATCTGTTCGGATCAGTGCTTGGAAACTTGCAAAATTAGATTCCAGTGAGGCTGTGAAAGCAGCAGCGAAAGCCAGGGCATCTTCATCTGTATTGCGTCCTGTTGATAACCGTCGCCTGCCAGATGCTGAAATGAGCTCAAGTGGAAATCTGAGCATTAGTAGTAGTATGAGCACTGACACTGTAGGAAATAAGGATAACAAAAATGAACTGAGACTTTCTCCTTTGCAAAACTCAGTTGCTCCCAGTCAAGGTAGCAAGGATGAGTATGAAACTGGCACGCATAGTGTGAGTAGCTTCAGTAGTCCAAGCCATGTCCATGACTCCGTGACACTAAGCCCCCTTCCCCAAGCTCATGGTTTAGGACAGGTTAATGCATCTAGTTCTACACTTGGCCTCGTTCCCAAGCAGCCTCTAGCCCCAAGAGTTGCTTTCCCACGGATTGCTGACCCAACGCTCCATCCTCCATCTGGCACTGATGTAAAGATCAATCAGAAGGTTAGTGCTTCTGACCCATTATTGCTTTCAGCTGCAGCGCCTGCAACTTCACTACTACGAGATATTAAGAGGACATCGGTTGTTTGGGACCAAGAAGCTGGTAGATATGTTTCTGTCCCAGTGTCAGCTTCAGATGCACGTAGTAGATCATTTGTTCCTGGAGTGTCAAACACAAATGCAGGATTAAAAAATAATGACAAGCAGCCTGTTGCTGACCCACAGGAATCTTCACAGCTTACAAATCTTCCAATCCAACAGTCAGAGAGGTTGCTTTATGCTGGGGAGTCCATATTTTTTGGTGGCCCACTTCTAAGTGGTCCAATTAGGGATGGTTTGAAGAGTGAGAGAGGCTTAGGGGCAAGAGATGGACAGGATAGGCTTCCAATCATCATGCCTAAAGACACTAGATATAAAAGGGACTCTGTCTCAAACCAGTTGCCTGTTTTCATTCCAGGAGATTTTGACTCTAATCCGTCCTCTGCATCAGGGTTGAAGTAG
- the LOC113705530 gene encoding probable protein S-acyltransferase 19 isoform X7 gives MAVTGTHLSDPGIMAKFNSEPRNKISMSNGLSAQDLPQKFDEHSVGARSSVSSPSRSSVPAADSSKRASLEAGSTNMQVTSPTAKSSCWHPGKIFCAVFVHEDCCNHDGIDDPEGAGEDALFCTLCNAEVRKFSKHCRSCDKCVDGFDHHCRWLNNCVGRKNYVTFIALMALSLFWLVIEASVGIAVLVRCFVNKKNMEAEIVDRLGNGFSRAPFATVVAVCTAVSILACVPLGELFFFHMILIRKGITTYEYVVAMRAMSEAPAGPSMDEDLPNIMYSPTGSATTGLSGGSSLGLQYKGAWCTPPRVFVDYQEEVAPQLEPGMVPSTIDPDAAAFGEKGNKVPKRSVRISAWKLAKLDSSEAVKAAAKARASSSVLRPVDNRRLPDAEMSSSGNLSISSSMSTDTVGNKDNKNELRLSPLQNSVAPSQGSKDEYETGTHSVSSFSSPSHVHDSVTLSPLPQAHGLGQVNASSSTLGLVPKQPLAPRVAFPRIADPTLHPPSGTDVKINQKVSASDPLLLSAAAPATSLLRDIKRTSVVWDQEAGRYVSVPVSASDARSRSFVPGVSNTNAGLKNNDKQPVADPQESSQLTNLPIQQSERLLYAGESIFFGGPLLSGPIRDGLKSERGLGARDGQDRLPIIMPKDTRYKRDSVSNQLPVFIPGDFDSNPSSASGLK, from the exons ATGGCAGTTACCGGCACACACCTTTCAG ATCCTGGCATCATGGCTAAATTTAATTCTGAGCCGAGAAATAAAATCAGCATGAGCAATGGGCTATCTGCTCAGGATTTGCCTCAAAAATTCGATGAACATAGTGTTGGGGCTCGTTCTTCTGTATCATCACCTTCAAGAAGTTCCGTTCCTGCAGCTGACTCCAGTAAGAGAGCTTCATTAGAAGCTGGGAGTACTAACATGCAAGTTACATCTCCAACCGCGAAGTCATCTTGTTGGCATCCTGGGAAAATCTTTTGTGCAGTGTTTGTACATGAAGATTGCTGTAATCATGATGGCATAGATGATCCAGAAGGTGCAGGCGAAGATGCCTTGTTTTGCACATTGTGCAACGCTGAG GTACGCAAATTCAGTAAACACTGCAGAAGTTGTGATAAATGCGTTGACGGATTTGATCATCATTGTCGG TGGCTCAATAACTGTGTTGGTCGAAAAAACTATGTAACTTTTATAGCACTAATGGCCCTGAGTCTCTTTTGG cttGTTATTGAGGCTTCAGTGGGGATTGCAGTTTTAGTGCGTTGTTTTGTTAACAAGAAGAACATGGAGGCTGAAATAGTTGATAGACTTGGAAATGGTTTCTCTCGTGCCCCATTTGCCACTGTTGTG GCAGTGTGTACAGCTGTTTCCATCCTTGCTTGTGTACCCTTGGGCGAGCTTTTCTTTTTCCACATGATACTGATTAGAAAG GGTATTACGACTTATGAATATGTTGTGGCAATGAGGGCTATGAGTGAGGCACCGGCTGGGCCATCTATGGATGAGGATCTGCCAAATATTATGTACTCGCCAACGGGTTCTGCTACTACAGGATTAAGTGGTGGAAGTTCTTTGGGCTTGCAATACAAAGGTGCATGGTGCACCCCTCCAAGGGTGTTCGTTGATTATCAG GAAGAAGTAGCACCTCAATTAGAACCTGGAATGGTTCCGTCAACAATTGATCCAGATGCAGCTGCATTtggagaaaagggaaacaaagtGCCAAAACGATCTGTTCGGATCAGTGCTTGGAAACTTGCAAAATTAGATTCCAGTGAGGCTGTGAAAGCAGCAGCGAAAGCCAGGGCATCTTCATCTGTATTGCGTCCTGTTGATAACCGTCGCCTGCCAGATGCTGAAATGAGCTCAAGTGGAAATCTGAGCATTAGTAGTAGTATGAGCACTGACACTGTAGGAAATAAGGATAACAAAAATGAACTGAGACTTTCTCCTTTGCAAAACTCAGTTGCTCCCAGTCAAGGTAGCAAGGATGAGTATGAAACTGGCACGCATAGTGTGAGTAGCTTCAGTAGTCCAAGCCATGTCCATGACTCCGTGACACTAAGCCCCCTTCCCCAAGCTCATGGTTTAGGACAGGTTAATGCATCTAGTTCTACACTTGGCCTCGTTCCCAAGCAGCCTCTAGCCCCAAGAGTTGCTTTCCCACGGATTGCTGACCCAACGCTCCATCCTCCATCTGGCACTGATGTAAAGATCAATCAGAAGGTTAGTGCTTCTGACCCATTATTGCTTTCAGCTGCAGCGCCTGCAACTTCACTACTACGAGATATTAAGAGGACATCGGTTGTTTGGGACCAAGAAGCTGGTAGATATGTTTCTGTCCCAGTGTCAGCTTCAGATGCACGTAGTAGATCATTTGTTCCTGGAGTGTCAAACACAAATGCAGGATTAAAAAATAATGACAAGCAGCCTGTTGCTGACCCACAGGAATCTTCACAGCTTACAAATCTTCCAATCCAACAGTCAGAGAGGTTGCTTTATGCTGGGGAGTCCATATTTTTTGGTGGCCCACTTCTAAGTGGTCCAATTAGGGATGGTTTGAAGAGTGAGAGAGGCTTAGGGGCAAGAGATGGACAGGATAGGCTTCCAATCATCATGCCTAAAGACACTAGATATAAAAGGGACTCTGTCTCAAACCAGTTGCCTGTTTTCATTCCAGGAGATTTTGACTCTAATCCGTCCTCTGCATCAGGGTTGAAGTAG